The Nitrospira sp. genome contains a region encoding:
- the rnd gene encoding ribonuclease D, which yields MTMSTPQHYITSATGLSELCERLKDSPRLALDTEFVGEESFVPRLELIQVATETTAAVIDFPAVLSGGALDVFWEIVCDPAVEKVVHAGRQDLDLFAVHAGRIPKPFFDTQIAAAMVGFGPQVAYANLVQRVHGRKLDKAHTFTNWSARPLSHDQLAYALEDVTFLLAIHDHLHTRLSKLGRLQWAHEEFSRLEGVVSETRREPQERFQRIRGWDQLKPTSAAVLRELAAWREGEAKRRNVPRSRVVRDEVLLQLARHPPRHTDELRKVRGLHTSEADRNGETLLATIQAALALPPSAWPVLPKERKPDPESNGFVELLQAIVKTRAMEEEIAPTLLATTADLQELVDAKTNRSTLDLPLLRGWRRMLVGNILLDALDGKLAFTVDPKTRIIRRSPSGHSTPVQNGTVDPS from the coding sequence GTGACAATGTCCACCCCACAGCACTACATTACGAGCGCGACCGGACTGAGTGAGTTGTGCGAGCGATTGAAAGACAGCCCACGCCTGGCGTTGGACACCGAATTTGTCGGTGAAGAGAGTTTTGTGCCCAGGCTGGAACTCATTCAGGTTGCCACTGAAACCACCGCAGCCGTCATCGATTTTCCGGCTGTCCTATCCGGCGGGGCGCTTGATGTGTTCTGGGAGATCGTGTGCGATCCGGCGGTCGAGAAAGTCGTGCATGCGGGTCGGCAAGACTTGGACCTTTTTGCCGTTCATGCCGGCCGGATCCCAAAACCGTTCTTCGACACCCAGATTGCCGCGGCGATGGTCGGCTTCGGTCCCCAAGTCGCCTATGCCAATCTCGTCCAACGAGTGCACGGGAGAAAGCTGGACAAGGCGCATACCTTTACGAATTGGAGCGCCCGCCCGCTGTCCCATGATCAATTGGCCTATGCGCTGGAGGACGTGACGTTTCTCCTGGCGATTCATGATCATCTCCATACACGACTGTCAAAGCTCGGCCGGTTACAGTGGGCTCACGAAGAGTTTTCCCGTCTCGAAGGCGTCGTCAGCGAGACACGCCGTGAGCCCCAGGAGCGTTTTCAACGCATACGGGGATGGGATCAACTCAAACCGACATCGGCAGCGGTCCTTCGCGAACTTGCAGCCTGGCGGGAAGGAGAAGCGAAACGGAGAAATGTCCCCCGGAGTCGCGTCGTCCGGGACGAAGTCCTTCTCCAGCTTGCGAGACATCCGCCGAGGCATACGGACGAACTGCGCAAAGTGAGAGGCCTCCACACGTCGGAGGCTGATCGCAATGGCGAGACGCTTCTCGCCACGATTCAGGCAGCGCTCGCGCTTCCTCCGTCCGCCTGGCCGGTCCTTCCCAAGGAGCGGAAACCCGATCCGGAATCGAATGGGTTTGTCGAGTTGCTTCAGGCGATCGTCAAGACTCGAGCCATGGAAGAAGAGATTGCGCCGACCCTATTGGCGACCACCGCTGATCTCCAGGAATTGGTGGATGCCAAAACGAATCGATCCACTCTGGATCTTCCGCTCTTGAGAGGATGGCGGCGAATGCTGGTGGGAAACATTCTGCTGGATGCGTTGGACGGCAAACTCGCCTTCACAGTCGATCCAAAAACACGGATTATTCGGCGTTCGCCCTCCGGGCACTCAACTCCCGTTCAAAACGGAACGGTCGATCCATCATGA
- a CDS encoding citrate synthase, giving the protein MMPHDFMPGLAGVPAATSSISDVDGQRGILEYRGIRVEALCAGSSYLETAYLLLFGHLPSATEFQQWITDVTHHRRIKFRILDLLKCLPEQGHPMDALQAAVAALGMFYPGRNVKDVENNYWSAVRLVAKLPTIVAAWARLRHGDAPITPRDDLGFSENFFYMLTESVAPPVWAEVFDDCLILHAEHTMNASTFTGLVTASTLADPYTVVASSIGALKGPLHGGANEEVVVMLREIGTADKARRYVERALQEKKKLMGFGHRVYKVKDPRATVLQELCRRLFKECGSSPLYEIAMEVEAAAGQLLNNKGIYPNVDFYSGIIYDKMSIDVDLFTPLFAMARVSGWLAHWLEQLRENKLFRPDQIYSGEHNRPYVPIEHR; this is encoded by the coding sequence ATTATGCCTCATGATTTCATGCCGGGCTTGGCCGGTGTGCCGGCTGCCACTTCGTCGATCAGCGATGTCGACGGCCAACGCGGCATTCTCGAGTACCGCGGCATTCGAGTCGAAGCTCTCTGCGCGGGCTCGTCATACTTGGAAACGGCGTATCTGCTCCTCTTTGGGCACCTTCCTTCAGCGACCGAGTTCCAACAATGGATCACCGACGTCACTCATCATCGGCGCATCAAATTTCGCATCCTTGACTTGCTGAAGTGCTTGCCCGAGCAAGGCCATCCGATGGATGCCCTCCAGGCGGCGGTGGCCGCGCTCGGCATGTTCTACCCCGGCCGAAACGTCAAGGACGTCGAGAATAACTACTGGAGCGCGGTGCGCCTCGTCGCGAAATTACCGACAATCGTGGCGGCCTGGGCGAGGCTTCGCCACGGCGATGCTCCCATTACCCCTCGGGACGATCTGGGGTTCAGCGAGAATTTCTTCTACATGTTGACGGAATCCGTGGCCCCTCCGGTGTGGGCCGAAGTATTTGATGACTGTCTGATCCTCCACGCCGAACACACGATGAACGCGTCCACCTTTACAGGATTGGTGACGGCGTCGACCCTGGCCGATCCCTATACCGTCGTGGCTTCGTCGATCGGCGCCTTAAAGGGACCCTTGCACGGCGGCGCAAATGAAGAAGTGGTGGTCATGCTCAGAGAAATCGGCACGGCCGATAAGGCACGGCGGTACGTTGAGCGAGCTTTGCAAGAAAAGAAAAAACTGATGGGATTCGGGCATCGTGTCTATAAGGTCAAGGATCCTCGCGCAACGGTGCTGCAGGAACTCTGTCGGCGCTTGTTCAAGGAATGCGGAAGCTCACCTCTATATGAAATCGCAATGGAAGTGGAAGCGGCAGCCGGACAATTACTGAATAATAAGGGCATCTATCCCAACGTCGATTTTTACTCAGGCATTATTTACGACAAGATGAGTATCGATGTGGACCTCTTCACTCCGCTCTTTGCGATGGCGCGCGTGTCGGGCTGGCTTGCGCATTGGCTGGAACAGTTGCGCGAAAATAAACTGTTCAGGCCCGATCAAATCTACTCCGGAGAACATAACCGGCCCTACGTGCCCATCGAGCATCGATAA
- a CDS encoding Hsp20/alpha crystallin family protein: protein MTLVRWDPFRELEEVSDRLNRMFARPATSRTNGKETMIVADWTPSVDISETDVEYQIKAEIPDVKKEDVKVTLEDGVLTIQGQRKQEKEDKGTKYHRIERSYGSFVRTFALPDVIEEAKVKAEFKDGVLNLHLPKSEKAKPRAIEVKLA from the coding sequence ATGACACTTGTACGATGGGATCCATTTCGTGAACTGGAGGAAGTTTCCGATCGGCTGAATCGCATGTTTGCGCGTCCTGCAACGTCCAGAACCAACGGGAAAGAGACCATGATCGTGGCCGATTGGACTCCGTCTGTCGACATCAGTGAAACTGATGTCGAATACCAAATTAAGGCTGAAATTCCGGATGTCAAGAAGGAGGACGTCAAGGTCACGCTGGAAGATGGAGTGCTTACGATTCAAGGGCAGCGCAAGCAGGAGAAGGAAGACAAGGGGACGAAGTATCATCGAATCGAACGATCCTATGGCAGTTTCGTCCGCACTTTTGCTCTCCCCGATGTCATCGAAGAGGCAAAGGTCAAGGCAGAGTTCAAGGATGGAGTGCTGAACCTCCATCTGCCGAAGTCGGAGAAGGCAAAACCAAGAGCCATCGAAGTCAAGCTTGCATAA
- a CDS encoding protein-glutamate O-methyltransferase CheR: MDNAVHADHGKSIEVELLLAGIQKRYGYDFTHYSRASLMRRLEKARAQARVDRYTELLDKLLHDAQCFDEFLRAMSITVTSMFRDPLYYKALRERIVPVLKTFPFVKIWHAGCATGEEVYSMALLLHEEGFLERARIYATDFNKHSLNAAEKGVYPAGNVETYAANYSEAGGTNDFSDYYSDGYELVKFKEFLKERITFSYHNLVTDGVFGEMNLICCRNVLIYFDKMLQDQVLTKFAESLRHGGFLCLGNKESLNFTAVKPLFMPVDKKQRIYRKSGGPHVV; the protein is encoded by the coding sequence ATAGATAACGCCGTGCATGCCGATCATGGGAAAAGCATAGAAGTCGAATTGCTGTTGGCCGGTATCCAGAAGCGCTACGGCTACGATTTTACGCATTATTCTCGTGCGTCGCTGATGCGCCGCCTGGAAAAGGCGCGTGCTCAGGCACGCGTTGACCGCTATACCGAGCTGCTCGACAAACTGCTTCACGATGCGCAGTGCTTCGATGAATTCCTCAGAGCGATGTCGATTACCGTCACCAGTATGTTCCGTGATCCGCTTTATTACAAAGCGTTGCGTGAGAGAATCGTGCCGGTACTAAAGACGTTTCCGTTCGTCAAAATCTGGCACGCAGGTTGTGCCACGGGCGAAGAGGTCTATTCGATGGCGCTTCTGCTGCACGAGGAAGGCTTTTTGGAGCGCGCCCGCATCTACGCCACCGATTTCAACAAGCATTCGCTCAACGCGGCCGAGAAAGGCGTCTATCCCGCCGGAAATGTCGAAACCTATGCCGCAAATTACTCGGAAGCGGGCGGCACGAATGATTTTTCCGATTACTACAGCGACGGTTATGAGCTGGTCAAGTTCAAGGAGTTTCTGAAGGAACGCATCACGTTCTCCTATCACAATTTAGTGACGGACGGCGTGTTCGGTGAAATGAACCTGATTTGCTGCCGCAATGTGCTCATTTATTTCGACAAGATGCTGCAAGACCAGGTGCTCACCAAATTTGCAGAGAGTCTGCGCCATGGCGGATTCCTGTGTCTTGGAAACAAGGAATCTTTGAATTTTACCGCGGTGAAGCCGCTTTTTATGCCGGTAGACAAGAAACAGAGGATTTATCGCAAGAGCGGAGGCCCGCATGTCGTATAG
- a CDS encoding response regulator, translating to MAQTARKHPVETIAAPVVEERPNILIVDDRKENLLATEKVLKSLDAGIFKANSGNEALSLMLRHKFAVVLLDVQMPEMDGFEVAMLMQDHESMCGIPIIFVTAISKEEKYASQAAEIGAVDYIFKPINPEILKSKVKVYLDIYVQREQILRLNAVLRQSNAELERFAYICSHDMQEPVRMMNSYGGLLDKNAAGLLDDKGKKYLGLIISNAQRMQKMIQDILAFSRIGREDIKMERVDCNAILREVLGEFETIIKEKHACALCDSLPTLETSPTLMRVLLQNLLSNALKFQDGSKPPEITIKAERQTSFWRFAVSDNGIGIDPAFRHKIFAIFQRLHRKEDYPGTGIGLSTCKKFIELCGGSIGFESVPGQGTTFFFTLPQKGT from the coding sequence ATGGCACAAACGGCTAGGAAACATCCGGTGGAGACTATCGCCGCCCCCGTCGTCGAGGAGCGTCCGAACATTTTGATTGTCGATGACCGGAAAGAGAACCTTCTGGCGACGGAAAAAGTCCTGAAAAGTCTTGATGCGGGGATCTTCAAGGCGAATTCAGGAAACGAGGCGCTCTCGCTGATGCTGCGCCATAAATTCGCCGTGGTGTTGCTGGACGTGCAGATGCCCGAGATGGATGGTTTCGAGGTCGCCATGTTGATGCAGGATCATGAGTCCATGTGCGGCATTCCGATTATCTTTGTCACCGCCATCAGTAAGGAGGAGAAATACGCAAGTCAGGCGGCCGAAATCGGGGCGGTGGATTACATCTTCAAGCCGATCAATCCGGAGATCCTCAAGAGCAAGGTCAAAGTGTATCTGGATATTTACGTGCAGCGGGAACAAATATTGAGGCTCAATGCCGTCCTCAGACAATCGAACGCGGAGCTGGAGCGCTTCGCGTATATCTGCTCGCACGATATGCAGGAGCCGGTGCGCATGATGAACAGCTACGGCGGCCTACTGGACAAAAATGCCGCGGGACTGCTCGATGACAAAGGGAAAAAGTATCTGGGCTTGATTATCAGCAATGCTCAGCGCATGCAAAAGATGATTCAGGATATTCTTGCCTTCTCGCGCATCGGGCGTGAGGACATCAAAATGGAGAGGGTGGATTGCAATGCCATTCTGCGCGAGGTGCTGGGCGAATTTGAGACGATCATCAAGGAGAAGCATGCCTGCGCGCTCTGCGACAGTCTGCCCACCTTGGAAACCAGCCCCACCCTGATGCGTGTGCTGCTGCAAAATTTGCTGAGTAATGCGCTCAAGTTCCAGGATGGTAGTAAGCCTCCGGAAATTACGATAAAGGCCGAGCGCCAGACATCGTTCTGGCGGTTTGCCGTGAGCGATAACGGCATCGGGATCGATCCGGCTTTCCGGCACAAGATATTCGCCATCTTTCAGCGCTTGCATCGTAAGGAAGACTATCCCGGCACCGGGATCGGCCTTTCCACCTGCAAGAAATTCATCGAATTATGCGGCGGCTCGATCGGGTTTGAATCGGTTCCTGGCCAGGGCACCACGTTCTTCTTTACACTGCCGCAGAAGGGAACATAA
- a CDS encoding GGDEF domain-containing protein, protein MSPSVKSFIAFVIPGGIIFLAAIGFLRPHGLPASIQGPVHAFPLIVLGFGLFFGWYLSSSRLILSFLVLIVADRAVSVFPPTDVGPASTGRLTIAAVSLLVPLNLLALSLIKEETISSWRGVLPFAVIVLQPILIFGLARWDQVSLAVALQEPLFPWWDTGWSSLTQPSLFAFGAALILISGRYLSSHNPRDSGTFWALLLVLAALENIHSGWSSTRFLSAAGLLLFLAVIQDAHQRSHRDELTGVPGRQAYEETVASLGKKFALAVVGIDQLKHYGNQYGKSVSEQVLRLAAPKVAAACRSGKVFRLAGEELIVLFSKKTVMDTLAILEEIRKTVERMTVYVARRDRVFEGVLPARPRPGYEALVVSASVGVADAGDAGASLDLVTKAAYRALYEAKGLGGNLVHRGAPDIDTRKPSDHVGGRIVPSSEFERS, encoded by the coding sequence ATGTCCCCAAGCGTCAAATCGTTCATTGCCTTCGTGATCCCTGGAGGAATCATCTTTCTTGCTGCGATCGGATTTCTCCGGCCACACGGGTTGCCGGCATCGATCCAGGGGCCGGTTCATGCATTTCCATTGATCGTGCTGGGGTTCGGATTATTCTTCGGCTGGTACTTGTCCAGCAGCCGTTTGATCCTTTCATTCCTTGTCCTCATAGTTGCCGACCGTGCCGTCAGTGTGTTTCCACCGACCGATGTAGGTCCGGCATCCACCGGCCGGCTGACGATTGCAGCGGTCTCGCTCCTGGTGCCGCTTAACCTCTTAGCGCTTTCTCTCATCAAGGAAGAAACCATCTCGTCATGGCGTGGGGTTCTGCCGTTTGCCGTGATCGTACTCCAACCGATTTTGATATTCGGGCTCGCTCGATGGGATCAGGTGAGTCTTGCGGTAGCCTTGCAGGAACCTCTATTTCCGTGGTGGGACACCGGCTGGAGCTCACTCACTCAGCCGTCTCTGTTCGCCTTCGGCGCAGCGCTGATACTGATCAGCGGGCGGTATCTTTCCAGTCATAATCCGAGGGATAGCGGAACCTTCTGGGCGCTGCTTCTCGTTCTCGCCGCGCTCGAAAATATTCATAGCGGATGGTCGTCGACCAGGTTTCTTTCTGCCGCCGGACTTCTTCTGTTCCTTGCAGTCATACAGGATGCGCACCAACGAAGCCATCGCGATGAATTGACCGGTGTCCCCGGAAGGCAGGCCTATGAGGAAACCGTGGCAAGCCTTGGAAAGAAATTTGCCCTCGCCGTCGTCGGCATCGATCAGCTGAAGCACTACGGGAATCAATATGGTAAATCAGTCAGCGAGCAAGTACTTCGCCTTGCGGCTCCAAAGGTTGCAGCGGCATGCAGATCCGGAAAAGTCTTTCGTTTGGCCGGCGAGGAATTGATCGTTCTGTTCTCGAAGAAGACCGTAATGGACACACTGGCAATACTCGAAGAAATCCGTAAGACCGTCGAACGGATGACAGTCTATGTGGCTCGTCGCGATCGTGTTTTCGAAGGAGTTCTGCCTGCGCGTCCACGACCCGGCTATGAAGCGCTTGTGGTTTCGGCGAGCGTCGGCGTCGCAGATGCCGGAGACGCAGGAGCTTCACTCGATCTTGTGACTAAAGCCGCGTATCGGGCTTTGTACGAAGCCAAAGGACTCGGGGGCAACCTGGTGCACCGGGGAGCCCCCGATATCGATACTCGAAAACCATCCGATCACGTGGGAGGACGCATCGTCCCTTCGAGTGAGTTCGAGCGCTCGTGA
- a CDS encoding chemotaxis protein CheB: protein MSYSAVVIGASAGGLQALKTILSALPGSFPLPIAIVQHIAERSDNFMAELLNHASRIAVKEAEDKEPLSPGTAYLAPPGYHLLIEPDRSFSLSVDERVNYACPSIDVLFESSAEAFDESLIGIILTGANADGAQGLKAIKKYGGLAIVQNPESAEHPAMPKAALAATDVDYVVNLEQLTPLLLQLTAQEAEAYGTNG, encoded by the coding sequence ATGTCGTATAGCGCGGTCGTAATAGGCGCGTCGGCTGGGGGCCTGCAGGCCCTCAAGACGATACTCTCCGCGCTTCCGGGATCCTTTCCGCTTCCCATAGCCATCGTGCAGCATATCGCCGAACGCTCGGATAATTTTATGGCTGAGCTCCTCAACCACGCCAGCCGCATCGCCGTAAAAGAGGCGGAAGACAAGGAACCGTTGAGCCCAGGAACTGCGTACCTGGCGCCACCGGGTTACCATCTGCTGATCGAGCCGGATCGCAGCTTCAGCCTGTCGGTGGACGAACGCGTCAATTATGCGTGCCCTTCGATCGATGTCCTTTTCGAGAGTTCGGCAGAAGCGTTCGATGAGTCACTGATCGGCATCATATTGACCGGAGCAAATGCCGATGGCGCACAAGGACTCAAAGCAATCAAGAAATATGGCGGGCTGGCGATCGTGCAGAATCCTGAAAGCGCAGAACATCCGGCCATGCCGAAAGCTGCGTTGGCGGCAACAGACGTCGATTATGTCGTCAATCTGGAACAACTTACACCTCTCCTGCTGCAACTGACGGCGCAAGAAGCAGAAGCCTATGGCACAAACGGCTAG
- the arsC gene encoding arsenate reductase (glutaredoxin) (This arsenate reductase requires both glutathione and glutaredoxin to convert arsenate to arsenite, after which the efflux transporter formed by ArsA and ArsB can extrude the arsenite from the cell, providing resistance.): protein MADITIYHKPTCTTCRQAVQLLKDSGTPFTAINYYERSFTKAQLKALLKKAGLSPKDVLRIKEDLYRELDLGKRQLSDDELLDLMVKHPDLIQRPLVEKGDQAILARPAETVKTLV, encoded by the coding sequence ATGGCCGACATCACGATCTATCACAAACCGACCTGCACAACGTGCCGTCAGGCGGTACAGCTGCTCAAAGACAGCGGAACACCCTTCACGGCGATCAACTATTATGAGCGCTCATTTACCAAGGCGCAGTTGAAAGCACTCCTGAAGAAGGCCGGGCTTTCCCCCAAAGACGTGCTTCGAATCAAAGAAGACCTCTACCGGGAACTCGACTTGGGGAAAAGGCAGCTCTCGGACGATGAATTACTCGACTTGATGGTCAAACATCCGGATCTCATTCAACGGCCGCTCGTCGAGAAGGGTGATCAGGCGATTCTGGCGAGACCCGCCGAGACGGTCAAAACACTCGTGTAG
- a CDS encoding J domain-containing protein, with protein MPFSTAKYLKFRTGMQKRIGALRSKTEDSLDVAVDSMMEERVDGFFRVEQGLEEIIRSLLEIEEELESIHDLSGAMRLESRLEFVEDRWDEFDSEIRERPRRRRKKISLADMLKAASGGSGALSENPHGVNNAMDAYAIMGVEFGSTLADVTAAFRTKAKQLHPDANNGDRSSEPELRRMLEAYQFLKEYLSLSNTEPMRPPDRPYSPSE; from the coding sequence ATGCCGTTCTCGACCGCCAAATATCTGAAGTTCCGCACCGGCATGCAGAAACGCATCGGCGCGCTTCGCTCCAAAACGGAAGACAGCTTGGATGTCGCCGTCGACAGCATGATGGAAGAACGAGTGGATGGGTTTTTCCGTGTCGAACAGGGCCTTGAAGAGATCATCCGATCGCTGCTTGAGATTGAAGAGGAATTGGAGTCGATTCACGATCTCTCCGGCGCGATGCGCCTCGAATCCCGGTTGGAGTTCGTGGAAGATCGTTGGGATGAGTTTGACAGCGAAATCCGCGAACGACCAAGGCGCCGACGCAAGAAAATCAGTCTCGCCGATATGTTGAAAGCGGCCAGCGGCGGCAGCGGGGCGCTCTCAGAGAACCCTCACGGTGTCAATAATGCGATGGATGCCTATGCCATCATGGGCGTGGAATTCGGCAGCACTTTGGCCGATGTGACCGCGGCCTTCCGAACCAAGGCTAAGCAGCTCCATCCCGATGCCAACAATGGCGATCGTAGTTCTGAACCGGAACTCCGCCGCATGTTGGAAGCCTATCAATTTCTGAAAGAATATCTCAGCCTCAGCAACACCGAGCCAATGCGACCCCCGGATCGACCCTACAGCCCTTCTGAGTGA
- a CDS encoding response regulator, whose product MPTELEVLLVEDNEGDVEMVKLAFREGMPTCHVWVANDGMEALDFLHKRGKFADTPMPQLILLDLNMPRMDGKRFLEVVKMEAVLKAIPVIMLTSSQSPSDIKACYERHASCYVVKPFDVQEFTDTVQQVVDFWSDVGRLPCEAA is encoded by the coding sequence ATGCCGACTGAACTCGAGGTACTGTTGGTTGAGGATAATGAGGGCGATGTGGAGATGGTCAAGCTTGCCTTCCGCGAAGGGATGCCCACGTGCCATGTCTGGGTGGCCAATGACGGCATGGAAGCACTGGACTTCCTGCATAAGCGAGGGAAATTCGCGGATACACCGATGCCTCAGCTGATCCTGCTTGATCTCAATATGCCGAGAATGGACGGTAAACGGTTTTTGGAAGTCGTCAAAATGGAGGCGGTGCTCAAGGCCATTCCCGTCATCATGCTGACCAGCTCGCAATCCCCCTCCGATATCAAAGCATGCTACGAGCGCCATGCCAGTTGCTACGTGGTCAAACCCTTCGACGTCCAGGAATTCACCGATACGGTTCAGCAGGTGGTAGATTTCTGGAGTGATGTAGGACGGCTTCCCTGCGAAGCGGCCTAG